The sequence AGCGGTTGATTGCCAGGCTGGAAATCATCTGCACTACGCCCTGCGGTATCTGGCTCATGGTCAGATAATAGCCAAAGACGGTGGCGCAGATTATCAAGATGAAAATCGTCCCGGTTGAACTGAGGGTGGAAACGATCGCCTTGAAGATGCCGTCTTTGGACAACCTCCCCATGCCTAGGCTGATAATCAGCGCCCCGAGCGCGCCGATGGCGGCGCTTTCCGTTGGCGTGGCAAACCCCGAATAAATTGAGCCGATGACCAGCGCAAACAAAATAATCATCGGGAAGATTGTTATTAGGCTCCCAAAGCGCTCCGACCAGGGAAAAGGCGGTATTTGCGGGGAAATGCCGGGCTTTAATTTTACCCAAACTACGATGTTTAAAGCCATAATCAGCGTAGCGATAATGCCGGGGACAATTCCGGCGATCAACAGTTTGCCGACGGAGGTTTCGGTCGCCGTGCCGTAGATGATCATGGGCACGCTGGGCGGGATGAGCACGGCCAGCGTCCCGGCTACCGCCACCGAACCGGCGATGATGTCGTCTTTATATTTGAGCCGCTGCATTTCCGGCACGACGACCGACGACATGGCCGCCGCCGAAGCCGTACTGGAGCCGCACATGGCGCCGAAACCGGCGTTGGCGAATACGGTGGCAATAGCGACCCCGCCCGGCAAGTGCCCGAACCATTTATACGCAATCTGGAAAACGTCCCTAGTTATGTTGGCATTGGTTATAAACCCGGCCATCAGGATAAAAAGCGGCACGGTGGTAAGCGTATAGTGCGCCGCGCTCCTAAAGGGCGAAGTGCCCAAAATGCCGAAAACGCTGTCTAAGCCGCCGATCATCCATATACCGATAATGCCGGTTATTCCCATGGAAAAAGCGACAGGCAGGCCGATCATCAGCAAAAAGAGCATCAAAGCCAAAGGCATCAAAATCATTTGTCATCACTCTCCCGTGTTTAGTGGTCCAGTTTCAGCCAACCGCCGAGTATTTGAATTGTCCTTATGCTTACCAGCGCCGCCCCAATGGTTACCATCATGTAGGCGGGCGCCATGGGATAGGCCAGCGCGGCGGCGCTGTGTTCCTTAAAAACTAAGGCGTCATAGACGACCGGCACCGAACAGTAAGTAATGAGCAAAAAGAGTATCAGCCCCACCACGTTGTTGAATATTACAAATTTCGCCTTGAGGCTATCCGGGAAAAAGCGCTCCAAAAGCTCTACCTTGATATGCCCGCCGTGAGTGTAGACAAAGCTCAGCGGCAGGTAGATAATCGCCACCATCAGGTATTCTTCGCTGATTTCCACCACGCCGGTAAGCGGGGCGCGGAAAAAATAACGCAATATCGTGTCCGCCGCCGTCAAAAGCATCAGTATGACGAGCGCGGCGCCGGCGGTTGCCAGACAGGCGGTCTCCAGAAGGTCGATAATGTTTTTCTTTTTTTTAATCTGTGGCATAACAGTGCTTCTCCCACAATTTATTTTTCCATTCCGGGGACGCGGAAAGCGTCCCCGGAACTTACGCCGGAAAACTATTTTTTGCTTTTAAGCGATTTTTCCACTTCGGCTACCTTGGCCCTCGTCGCGTCCAGCACTTTCTGCGCCGGCAGCCCCTTGGCGGACTGCGTCTTTACCCAGTCCAGCACAACCGGGTTGGTGGCGTCGCGGAACGCTTTTTGCTCCGCGGCGTTAAGCGTGTAGACCTTCATGCCGCCCTTTTCGTATTGCGCCTGATATTCTTCGCCCACTTTGGTTACATAATCGCCAAGATTGATTGTCGCTTCCAAACCGCAGTCAAGCATGAGTTTTTGCAAATCCGGCGGCAGGGCAGCAAAAAAGCGCTCGTTTACGCAATAGGTCGCGATCCAGCCGTTCATGTTGACGCCTTTGGTGGCAAGTTTGATGACTTCCTGCATTTTGTATTGATCGAGAGCTTCAAAGGCTAATACGCAGCCGTCAACCGTCCCGCGCAAAACAGCCTCATACATCTCCTGCGGCTCTCTGCTGACCGGCGCGCCGCCCATGTTTGACATGCCCATTTCCGCCGAAACGCCCGGCACCCTGAATCTCATGCCTTTTACGTCCGCCGGGTTGATGATGAACTTGCCGGAAGGCGTATTGTAAAAAAGGTCGTTCGGATTGTAAGCCATGTTGTAGACAGGGCGAATTTTGTGTTTTTTAAACTCCTCGTCATAAAGTATGCCCTGGCTCAAGTGCCAAAAGGCCTCGGCACCCACCCGGGAATTGGAATAAATGCCCGGCAAGTCGAAAACATTGCTCAAAGGCACCTTGCCGCTCACATAAGACGGCCCCACCACCGCCATATCGGCCACGCCGTTTTTGACCAATTCAATCATGTCCACCTGTTTGCCGAGCTGCCCGCCGGGGTAATGCTCAAACTTAATCCGGCCGTTGGAACGTTCTTCCACCATTTTCATGTACTTGTTAAGGCCGTTGACCGTGAAAAAGTGCGTGGCGGGAAAAGCGTCCGCAACCTTCACTTTATACACCTTGCCGTCCTCTTTCGCCGGAGCGGCGCCTTTTTGTCCGCCGCCGCAGCCGCTTACCAAAAACACCGCCCCGAGCAGCAACGCCATAATACCTCTTGCTGTCATAAACAATCCCTCCAATTTACTATATTTTGCCCCTATGCCGACCGAAGAACCTAATGACGCGGCGCCCAGCGCATCACGCGGGCCTTGCGCCGCCGCCCGTGCGCAAAGCTTGTTTAAGCCTCGCCCAGCTTTATCTTGCGCTCTTTCAGGCCGGGCTTTTTGTAAGAATCGTTCGAAGCTTTAGGTATCCGCCCGTGATGTATGGCGTTCGAGCGCAGCCGCCGCCCGATTGTCCTTTCAAAAAGCCCGCCCAGCCGCAAAATCTTGTCAACGTCAATGCCTGTTTCTATTCCCATCTCATCCATCATCAGCACCATGTCTTCCGTAGCAACCAATCCTACCGTATTGGGATCTTTATAATAATAGTTGCCGGTGCCGGGGATAGGGCAATCGCCCAGGAAATTGGCCGGCTGCCCGCCCAAACCGCCCAAAGTGCTTTCAAACACGTATATGCCCGCGTTGAGCGCCGCCAGCACATTGGCCAGCCCCCAGCCCCGCGTTGTGTGAAAATGCGCCAAGTGCTTTTCCGGCTGCGGGATGGCGTCCAGCAACAGGGAAAAATAACGGTAAACCTGATCGGGCGTGGACGAACCGTCATGATCCGCGTGCTCCACATCGCTTGCCCCCAAATCCAGCCAACGCCGGGTAAAGGCTATCGCGTCCTCCATTCTGGTCGGCCCGGAAATCGGGCTGCCCCATATAGTGCTGACCGTACCGTTCATTTTTATGCCGGCATCGGCCGCTTTTTTAATGCACTTTTCCGCTTCCCGCCAATATTCCGCCAAAGTAGTGCCGGAATTGGCGTAATGATGTTCTTCGTCGGTAGATACCATCATCAATATGCGGTCAGGTCCAATGCCTTGTTTTTTCAGTTCAATCGCCCTGTCAACCGCGCCTTCCCGTATGGTTACGGCGGTTATCTCAATATCGCCCTGTTTTATGCCGGCCTTCGCCAGCGTCCGGCTTTGCCGGACGCGTGAAAGCAGTTCCACCGCATCCTTAAACTGCGGCAGGTTACGGGAACTGCCCAGATTAGTCAGCTCCACTCGCTTGTACCCCGCCAAAATAAGCTGTTCGGCATAGTAAACCTTGGCGTCGGTGGAAATAAACTTCTCTTCGTGCTGCAACCCGTCCCGCACGGTGATATCGCCCAGAATGACTTTTTTCGGGTATTCCATGGTAAATTTCATTTTTTTCGATACACCCCTCATTATCAATAACTTTCAGCCCAGCGCGCCCTTGCTCTTTAACGCGGCAATGACGTCGCGGCCTAAGCCCAAAAGTTCGGACAAAATCAAATCCGAATGTTCTCCCAGCTTAGGCGGGGGGGTCAGCACCCGCGCCTTAGTCTCGGAAAATTTTATCGGGCAGGCCACCGCCTTCATATTGTCGCCGTTCGGAGTATTTATATCTACGAACATCTCCCGCGCCCCGGCGATATGCGGGTCGCCGACAATTCGCGGCACGTCGTTTATCGGCGCGGCCGGTATGCTGTTTTTCAGCAATACATCGACGATGTCGTCAACATTTCTCTCTTTTGTCCAGAGAGTTACCATTTGCGCCAGTTTTTCATGGTTTTGCACGCGGACGGGATTGGCGCTGAAATCAGGATGCGCTTTTAAATCCTCCCGGCCGATGACCTGGCAGAACCTTTCCCAAACCGCGTTGTTGCCCACCGCTATGACCACCCAGCCGTCTTTGGCCTTAAAAGTATCATAAGGGGCGATAAATTCGTACCGATTGCCGATCCGCCCGGGGACGCGCCCTTCCACAAAATATATCTGAATAATTGTTTCCATCGCGCTGACCACCGAATCGACCAACGCCACGTCAACGCTCTGTCCGCGCCCGGTAACTTCCCGGCTTCGCAGCGCGGCCAGTATGCCGATGCAGCAATTGAGCCCGCCTAAAATATCGCCCATAGCCGTGCCGGTGCGGGTAGGCGGCGAGTCCGGCCAGCCGGAGACGCTCATCAAGCCGCCCATCGCCTGGCCGATGATGTCATACCCCGGCCGGGCGTTGTACGGCCCGTATTGCCCGAACCCGGATATGGACGCGAAGATTAGCCCCGGATTGATTTCCTTTAATGCCTCATAACCGATGCCCAGCTTTTTCATGGTGCCGGGTTTGTAATTTTCCACCACTACATCCGACTTTTTCGTCATTTCTTTAAAGAGCGTTACCGCTTCCGGCTTTTTCAAATCAAGCGTTATGCTTTTTTTGTTCCTGTTCATATTGCCGAAATAGGCGCTGAAATTATTGATAAAGGGCGGATAGGCGCGCGTATCGTCGCCTTTGCCCGGTTCTTCTATCTTTATTACCTCGGCGCCCATATCGGCAAGCAGCATTGTGCAAAACGGACCTGCCAGCACTCTGGTCAGATCAAGTATCCTGACTCCCGATAAAGCCCCTTTTTCCGCATTATCCCGCCCCATTGCGCCCCCCCTGGCAAATATGCCGTAAAACAGTTTTAACTTTCATTTTTTTGTTATTTCGACAATCCCGGCATCGCCGTCCACCCGTACCATATCGCCGCTGGCAATGACCTCTAACGGGTTTTTCTCCAGCCGGTCCACAATCGGGCATTTTATGCCGTACAGAGTATCGGCCAAAATAGAGCCGATGGCGATAAGCCCCTCGGTTTCCACGTTCAAGATGGCTTTCGGCCCGTTGCCATAGCGGAAAGTCTCCAGCATCCAAGTAGATGTGCTGGTGGAACCTTTGCCGAAAGGATAGACCAATACCACGTCCTTGACGCAAGCGCCGTTTAACTTTACCCGCACGTCGTTTATCCTGCCGGTCGGCGGATACACCCCGTGCGACCATACCAACGCGTCCCGGCTGACCAGGGCTTCGCCTTCGGTCAGGCCGCCGACCACCGGACGCCCTTTCAAAATAATTTTTTCCATTTTACGCCTCCCTTCTTTAGCCGCAAAAATGCCGCGATTTTGGCCGAAAAACGGCCTCACTCCATGACCGTGTTTACGCAATCGGCCATTGAACCGTATACCAGTTCCACGTTGTGCTCAGACGGCAAATAACTGGCAAATTTGGCCGAATCGGTCATCAATGTCTTGTATCCGCGGGGAAAAGGGCTGATGACCAAACAATTTGAAGCCAGTATCCGCACGCCGGATTCCCGAAAAACGTCTATAAGCCCCATCCGTTCCGCCAGGTTTCTGGTTTCAAACGGAGTATAGACCCAAAACTCTTTCCCTTTCTTGATCTTTTTGCCCTTTGCCAGGTCAGCCAGCTTAATCAATTCGCTTATGCTGTAATGCGGACACCCCGCCACTACCAGTTCCACTTCGCCGGGATTTTTGGTCGTCAGGGCATCTTGGGCGGCTTGAATGTCGCGGCGCGTCCAGGTAACTTCCTCCGCCGGCTTTTTGCCCCTGAACGGGTCTTCCCGAAAAGCTTCCGGCGTCACGCCAAGCACATGATACAGCGCGACCCCGCCGCTGCTGGCGGCGGCGGCGCCAAGATACTTGAGGCCGTCGTTGCTCACGCTTTCCGGTATGCCGTCAAAGGCGACGATCCGCGTGCCGGCAAACTTGCCCAGCATGATGCCGATAGTATTGTAATCAAGCTCGGTCAAATCGCCCGCCTCCCGGATATTGACCTTGACGGTGGCCGCCCGGTTCTCTTCAAGATACATGCGTTCCTTCGGCACGCGGCCGGTCAGGGCGACGCAGATCGCCATTCCGGCCGGCGTCCTGTTAGTGCGCGCGCCAATTACCGAATTAGCGTAAGAGACTGCCGACGACTCCGCCCAGGCTATATTCTGCCCAAACCGGGGGACCTGCCCCACCGCGTAAGGCGTGCAGCTCCAAGTGAGTACCTCGCCCAGCTTTTTTACCGCAGCGGCCAATCGTTGCTGCTTGTCAGCGTAAACTTTGTCAAAACCCATCTCCTGCCAATCTTCAAAAGGAATGGACGCCGGATCCTGCGTTGCCGGCACGCAGCACCTCCCCCCCATATCGCCCAGCTTCTCCAGCCATTCCAAGCCGGCGTCATGCAAAGAACCATAATGCGCCATGCACTGCACCGAAGAAACTTGGACAAACTCCCGCGCCCCCAGCGCGTTGCCCAACCGGAGCAGGACGCCCATGGCCACTTTGCACGCTTCGCCGTTCTTGCCAAGCAACATGTCTTCTTCCACCCGCGTTAGTTCAATCCCCATTTTTTCACCCCTTGCCATACTTTTTTGCCTGCCCACGAAAACACAGCAACCAATGCAACCCCTCTTTTCGCCCTTTCCGCACTATAAATATATGCAAGATTCATGCCAACCGCAAAAAAAATGATGCAAAAAAAAGAGAGCCCGCCAGCTCTCATTATTTTGGAATATTCAGAATTACTTACATGCCTGTTGTTTCTAAAATATTATAATATGTGTTATTATTTTCTGGAATATTGAAATAGAGAGCGAGGAAAATATAGCTTTTAAGCTGTCGGACATTGCCGGAAAAAATTTTTATTATTGCCCGTCAAAGTCAATCTGCTTGAGTTTGTTATAAAAAGTCGCCAGCGAGATTTGCAGCTTGGCCGCGATCGTCTTTTTTGCCGCCAATGTTGTACCATAACGCAAAAGCATTG comes from Acidaminococcales bacterium and encodes:
- a CDS encoding TRAP transporter small permease codes for the protein MPQIKKKKNIIDLLETACLATAGAALVILMLLTAADTILRYFFRAPLTGVVEISEEYLMVAIIYLPLSFVYTHGGHIKVELLERFFPDSLKAKFVIFNNVVGLILFLLITYCSVPVVYDALVFKEHSAAALAYPMAPAYMMVTIGAALVSIRTIQILGGWLKLDH
- the dctP gene encoding TRAP transporter substrate-binding protein DctP; this translates as MTARGIMALLLGAVFLVSGCGGGQKGAAPAKEDGKVYKVKVADAFPATHFFTVNGLNKYMKMVEERSNGRIKFEHYPGGQLGKQVDMIELVKNGVADMAVVGPSYVSGKVPLSNVFDLPGIYSNSRVGAEAFWHLSQGILYDEEFKKHKIRPVYNMAYNPNDLFYNTPSGKFIINPADVKGMRFRVPGVSAEMGMSNMGGAPVSREPQEMYEAVLRGTVDGCVLAFEALDQYKMQEVIKLATKGVNMNGWIATYCVNERFFAALPPDLQKLMLDCGLEATINLGDYVTKVGEEYQAQYEKGGMKVYTLNAAEQKAFRDATNPVVLDWVKTQSAKGLPAQKVLDATRAKVAEVEKSLKSKK
- a CDS encoding CoA transferase, with product MGRDNAEKGALSGVRILDLTRVLAGPFCTMLLADMGAEVIKIEEPGKGDDTRAYPPFINNFSAYFGNMNRNKKSITLDLKKPEAVTLFKEMTKKSDVVVENYKPGTMKKLGIGYEALKEINPGLIFASISGFGQYGPYNARPGYDIIGQAMGGLMSVSGWPDSPPTRTGTAMGDILGGLNCCIGILAALRSREVTGRGQSVDVALVDSVVSAMETIIQIYFVEGRVPGRIGNRYEFIAPYDTFKAKDGWVVIAVGNNAVWERFCQVIGREDLKAHPDFSANPVRVQNHEKLAQMVTLWTKERNVDDIVDVLLKNSIPAAPINDVPRIVGDPHIAGAREMFVDINTPNGDNMKAVACPIKFSETKARVLTPPPKLGEHSDLILSELLGLGRDVIAALKSKGALG
- a CDS encoding DUF126 domain-containing protein, which translates into the protein MEKIILKGRPVVGGLTEGEALVSRDALVWSHGVYPPTGRINDVRVKLNGACVKDVVLVYPFGKGSTSTSTWMLETFRYGNGPKAILNVETEGLIAIGSILADTLYGIKCPIVDRLEKNPLEVIASGDMVRVDGDAGIVEITKK
- a CDS encoding aconitase X catalytic domain-containing protein, whose amino-acid sequence is MGIELTRVEEDMLLGKNGEACKVAMGVLLRLGNALGAREFVQVSSVQCMAHYGSLHDAGLEWLEKLGDMGGRCCVPATQDPASIPFEDWQEMGFDKVYADKQQRLAAAVKKLGEVLTWSCTPYAVGQVPRFGQNIAWAESSAVSYANSVIGARTNRTPAGMAICVALTGRVPKERMYLEENRAATVKVNIREAGDLTELDYNTIGIMLGKFAGTRIVAFDGIPESVSNDGLKYLGAAAASSGGVALYHVLGVTPEAFREDPFRGKKPAEEVTWTRRDIQAAQDALTTKNPGEVELVVAGCPHYSISELIKLADLAKGKKIKKGKEFWVYTPFETRNLAERMGLIDVFRESGVRILASNCLVISPFPRGYKTLMTDSAKFASYLPSEHNVELVYGSMADCVNTVME
- a CDS encoding TRAP transporter large permease subunit; its protein translation is MILMPLALMLFLLMIGLPVAFSMGITGIIGIWMIGGLDSVFGILGTSPFRSAAHYTLTTVPLFILMAGFITNANITRDVFQIAYKWFGHLPGGVAIATVFANAGFGAMCGSSTASAAAMSSVVVPEMQRLKYKDDIIAGSVAVAGTLAVLIPPSVPMIIYGTATETSVGKLLIAGIVPGIIATLIMALNIVVWVKLKPGISPQIPPFPWSERFGSLITIFPMIILFALVIGSIYSGFATPTESAAIGALGALIISLGMGRLSKDGIFKAIVSTLSSTGTIFILIICATVFGYYLTMSQIPQGVVQMISSLAINR